In Synechococcus sp. CC9616, the following are encoded in one genomic region:
- a CDS encoding AEC family transporter, translating into MVELVMEEIVPLIALALAGVAAGRFFDFKQGSEKILTHFVLWLAGPSALFLAIQNSSADSLLDAGLSLTSLLVFSVTYLGTVLVHRFWLGHAVADGAVAACCTTSMNLIMIGLPISLSVAGDQAGAVVAINALLSLVIFVPVTVALLDPSKPEQRDDSSSLGSHVASSLGNPLVVGTLIGLVVLSLHITVPSTIELTLGLLKEASVPVGMVALGLTVNSIGLRSINREVLLMCGTKMVVVPAIALGAAVLFRLPPAAATALVVLFSCPPALHSYILASEYGTYEQESDGIILLSILISVLSIPAFIYACQMIWVIS; encoded by the coding sequence ATGGTTGAGCTGGTGATGGAGGAGATCGTTCCTCTGATCGCTCTTGCCTTGGCTGGAGTGGCGGCTGGTCGCTTCTTTGATTTCAAGCAGGGAAGCGAAAAAATACTCACGCATTTCGTTCTCTGGCTGGCAGGGCCATCGGCCCTCTTCCTGGCGATCCAGAACAGTTCGGCAGATTCACTGCTGGATGCCGGGCTCAGCTTGACGAGCCTGCTGGTGTTTTCCGTGACCTACCTGGGCACGGTTCTTGTGCATCGCTTCTGGTTGGGCCACGCGGTCGCGGACGGCGCCGTCGCCGCCTGCTGCACCACCTCGATGAATTTGATCATGATCGGATTGCCGATTTCGCTCAGCGTTGCCGGAGATCAGGCCGGAGCCGTTGTGGCCATCAACGCCCTCTTGTCGCTGGTGATCTTCGTCCCAGTAACGGTGGCCTTGCTGGATCCTTCCAAGCCTGAGCAGAGGGATGACTCCTCGAGTTTGGGCAGTCATGTCGCCAGCTCGCTGGGCAACCCCCTGGTCGTTGGCACCTTGATCGGACTGGTTGTCCTCAGCCTTCACATCACCGTTCCCTCCACCATTGAGCTCACGCTTGGTCTCCTCAAGGAAGCAAGCGTCCCCGTTGGCATGGTGGCCCTCGGCCTCACCGTGAATTCCATCGGCCTGCGGTCCATCAACCGGGAAGTTCTACTGATGTGCGGAACCAAAATGGTGGTCGTGCCAGCGATCGCCCTCGGTGCGGCCGTTCTGTTCCGACTCCCCCCGGCCGCGGCCACCGCTCTTGTGGTGTTGTTCAGCTGCCCGCCCGCTCTTCACTCGTACATCCTCGCCAGCGAATACGGCACCTATGAGCAGGAGTCCGACGGCATCATCCTGCTCTCGATTCTGATTTCCGTTCTATCGATCCCCGCCTTCATTTATGCCTGCCAGATGATCTGGGTGATCAGCTGA
- the aspS gene encoding aspartate--tRNA ligase, producing the protein MRSNGCGDLRKQNIDDQVMLCGWVDRRRDHGGVIFIDLRDRSGTVQITVDPDLGAEAFAVAEHLRSETVLQVNGKVRARPAESLNDKLATGAVEVLASGITVLNSVKGNLPFPVSVHDEENTREELRLRHRYLDLRRKRMNDNLRLRAQTIQAARRFLEKESFIEVETPVLTRSTPEGARDYVLPSRVCGGEWFALPQSPQLFKQLLMVGGIERYYQVARCFRDEDLRADRQPEFTQLDIEMSFMDQEQILELNEALICAIWKAVKGIELPRPFPRMTWHDAMDRYGTDRPDTRYGMELNNVSDIVKDMGFKVFSGAVKAGGSVKCIAVPGGNEAISNVRIKPGGDVFSEAQKAGAGGLAFIRVRDGGEIDTIGAIKDNLSDEQKQELLSRTGAEPGTLLLFGAGDTATVNKALDRVRQFLAKELGMVKADRDNDQWNFLWVVDFPMFEFNSDENRYEALHHPFCAPNAEDLGSDASQWAETLPGARAQAYDLVLNGLELGGGSLRIHDSALQRQVLQTVGLPLEEAQEQFGFLMDALDVGAPPHGGLAFGVDRMVMLLAGEESIRDTIAFPKTQQARCLMTNAPGGVADKQLEELHVASTWVDPSEED; encoded by the coding sequence ATGCGCAGCAACGGTTGCGGCGACCTGCGCAAGCAGAACATCGACGATCAGGTGATGCTGTGCGGCTGGGTGGATCGGCGCCGCGACCATGGCGGGGTGATCTTCATCGACCTGCGCGACCGCAGCGGCACGGTTCAGATCACCGTCGACCCGGACCTGGGGGCGGAAGCCTTCGCTGTTGCGGAACACCTGCGCAGTGAGACCGTGCTGCAGGTGAATGGCAAGGTGCGGGCGCGACCCGCTGAATCCCTCAACGACAAGCTGGCCACCGGTGCCGTGGAGGTGCTGGCCAGTGGCATCACCGTGCTCAACAGCGTGAAGGGCAATCTCCCCTTCCCCGTGTCGGTGCATGACGAGGAGAACACGCGCGAAGAGCTGCGCCTTCGCCACCGCTATCTGGATCTGCGCCGCAAGCGCATGAACGACAACCTGCGCCTCAGGGCACAAACCATCCAGGCAGCCAGGCGTTTTCTGGAGAAGGAAAGCTTCATCGAAGTGGAGACACCGGTGCTGACGCGCTCCACCCCGGAAGGTGCCCGCGACTACGTGCTGCCCAGCCGTGTCTGCGGCGGCGAATGGTTTGCCCTCCCCCAGTCCCCCCAGCTGTTCAAGCAGCTGCTGATGGTGGGCGGCATCGAGCGTTACTACCAGGTGGCCCGCTGTTTTCGCGACGAGGACCTGCGGGCCGACCGCCAGCCGGAATTCACCCAGCTGGACATCGAAATGAGCTTCATGGATCAAGAGCAGATCCTGGAGTTGAACGAAGCATTGATCTGCGCCATCTGGAAGGCCGTGAAGGGCATCGAGCTACCGCGGCCCTTCCCCCGCATGACCTGGCATGACGCCATGGACCGCTACGGCACCGACCGGCCCGACACCCGCTACGGCATGGAGCTCAACAATGTGAGCGACATCGTCAAGGACATGGGCTTCAAGGTGTTCAGCGGTGCCGTGAAAGCAGGCGGATCGGTGAAGTGCATCGCCGTACCCGGCGGCAATGAGGCCATCTCCAACGTGCGGATCAAGCCCGGCGGCGATGTGTTCAGTGAAGCCCAGAAAGCCGGTGCCGGTGGCTTGGCCTTCATCCGCGTGCGCGACGGCGGCGAAATCGACACGATCGGCGCCATCAAGGACAACCTGAGCGATGAGCAGAAGCAGGAGCTGCTCAGCCGCACCGGCGCGGAACCCGGCACCCTGCTGCTGTTCGGCGCCGGCGACACGGCAACAGTGAACAAGGCCCTCGACCGGGTACGTCAGTTCTTGGCCAAGGAGCTGGGCATGGTCAAGGCCGACCGGGACAACGACCAGTGGAACTTCCTCTGGGTGGTGGACTTCCCGATGTTCGAGTTCAACAGCGACGAGAACCGTTACGAGGCGCTGCATCACCCCTTCTGCGCTCCCAACGCCGAGGATCTCGGCAGCGATGCCTCGCAATGGGCTGAAACACTGCCGGGCGCTCGGGCCCAGGCCTACGACCTCGTTCTCAATGGTCTGGAGCTCGGCGGTGGATCCCTGCGCATCCACGACTCCGCTCTGCAGCGCCAGGTGTTGCAGACCGTTGGCCTGCCACTCGAGGAGGCCCAAGAGCAGTTCGGTTTCCTGATGGACGCCCTCGATGTGGGCGCTCCGCCACATGGAGGCCTGGCATTCGGTGTGGATCGCATGGTGATGCTGCTGGCAGGAGAGGAATCCATCCGCGACACCATTGCCTTCCCCAAGACCCAGCAAGCCCGCTGCCTGATGACCAATGCCCCTGGTGGCGTAGCCGACAAACAGCTGGAGGAACTGCATGTGGCCAGCACCTGGGTGGATCCAAGCGAGGAGGACTGA
- a CDS encoding esterase-like activity of phytase family protein, protein MDLALPCPLEAGWELIRTVVLPREGADGLPLGGFSAAAYQPESDRLWLLSDAPHGHLMTWGGLAQLLNGMATALTPGPRLLLRDADGQLLPEGFDGEALVLEGSRAWITSEGRRTPDRTARLIRIDMNTGRQQEVLPLPPSWRAAPGRGLAINQGPESLTALAPSELLVAAERPLLQSDDPSLVPMARVSKGAAMRDEGALQIRPFAKTAGLTDLLALPRQRRLLALLRGFQPPLSWTAQLLLYPYPNGRAAPPLKPLHGWDLLTAGLPPDNWEALAVGPRLRDGRTTLVLGSDDNFNPLQSSWIAVMAPRRTDACPD, encoded by the coding sequence ATGGATCTAGCTCTTCCCTGTCCTCTGGAGGCCGGATGGGAGTTGATTCGCACGGTGGTCTTACCGAGGGAGGGGGCTGATGGCCTGCCCTTGGGCGGGTTCTCCGCAGCCGCTTACCAGCCGGAGTCGGACCGGCTTTGGCTGCTCAGTGATGCTCCCCATGGTCATCTCATGACGTGGGGTGGATTGGCCCAGCTGCTCAACGGCATGGCCACCGCGCTGACGCCCGGGCCAAGGCTGCTGCTTCGCGATGCGGATGGGCAACTATTGCCGGAAGGTTTTGATGGCGAGGCACTGGTGCTGGAGGGCAGCCGTGCCTGGATCACCAGCGAGGGCCGCCGCACGCCGGATCGCACTGCCCGGCTGATCAGAATTGATATGAACACAGGCCGGCAGCAGGAGGTGCTGCCGCTGCCGCCATCTTGGAGGGCGGCACCAGGGCGTGGTCTGGCGATCAATCAGGGGCCGGAATCCCTGACGGCGTTGGCCCCTTCCGAGCTGCTGGTCGCCGCTGAGCGACCTCTGCTACAGAGCGACGATCCATCACTGGTTCCGATGGCGCGCGTCAGCAAGGGAGCGGCGATGCGGGATGAGGGCGCGTTGCAGATCCGACCTTTTGCCAAGACTGCTGGTCTCACCGACCTGCTGGCTCTGCCCCGGCAGCGACGTCTGCTGGCCCTTCTCCGCGGATTTCAACCACCACTGAGTTGGACCGCCCAACTGCTGCTGTATCCCTACCCCAACGGCAGGGCTGCCCCGCCGCTCAAGCCTTTGCACGGCTGGGATCTGCTCACAGCTGGGCTGCCGCCGGACAACTGGGAAGCCCTGGCCGTTGGCCCACGACTGCGCGATGGACGCACCACGTTGGTATTGGGGAGTGACGACAACTTCAACCCTCTCCAGTCAAGCTGGATCGCGGTGATGGCTCCTCGCCGCACCGACGCCTGTCCCGACTGA
- a CDS encoding PhoX family phosphatase: MRRRSVLSMLGLGSVGLLTAKGLSGYSSNGIGSVPGKKAFPFTPVRVALPVNSDGLTAAEQQTTYREIAVEDRLVVPEGVRSDLLAAWGDALGSSRFGFNNDHLGFVQHDANRASMTVNFEYISPKPWVDGFEEVVGQPLPYAAMVRALAASDGLIDCTALAATDPRLAQIRAIADQAMTDLGVGVMTLKRDSQGHWVRAKAAQDRRIDGIAGLENPAERLRCTGPATKVFEAASRQGYDDGLGSAVIGTFANCGGGTTPWGTVLSAEENFQSQVPEPVFADGSSLAPSQRPFLCLESKLYGLGNVYGLAGNKYGWMVEVDPDAPDHQAVKHTALGRFRHEAVAVRAEAGQPLLVYSGCDRRGGHLYRFVSSRTVTEVKNKANSRLLEEGELQVARFQADGTGDWLPLRPDTAVDPFLPSRFDQAELACPVELPNSDRQQAVAELFRDDASVQAYRKRYPTLASLYRGDGDAMQGAILVDAHLASSAIGATPTARPEDTKIDPISGDLLIAFTSGSPGSTGGADPAVFQGPEGQASWPNGWVMRLSDQGENGFRWRMAVTGGTPWAGGLGFTNPDNVAVDAKGNLWIVTDRSMKGSAGDVFGNNSCWFVPRNGGQNIGQDSSQDETAACFAIGPMECEVTGVCLDRPEKTLFLAIQHPGEVHGSRKQGDEEFQTHDLVDREDTAFQQLRQLPLGSNWPAQAPGRPPRPGVVAVRRSSGEPLLGA; encoded by the coding sequence ATGCGCCGCCGCTCTGTTCTCTCCATGCTCGGCCTCGGAAGCGTGGGCCTGCTCACGGCCAAAGGGTTGTCGGGGTATTCCTCCAACGGCATTGGATCCGTCCCCGGCAAGAAGGCCTTCCCCTTCACGCCGGTGCGTGTGGCCTTGCCGGTGAACAGCGATGGCCTGACGGCCGCGGAACAGCAGACCACCTACCGCGAGATCGCTGTTGAAGACCGGCTCGTCGTGCCGGAGGGGGTTCGTTCCGATCTTCTTGCCGCATGGGGGGATGCCCTGGGCAGCAGTCGCTTCGGGTTCAACAACGATCACCTCGGCTTCGTTCAGCACGATGCGAATCGGGCGTCGATGACGGTGAACTTCGAGTACATCAGCCCGAAACCCTGGGTGGATGGCTTCGAAGAGGTGGTGGGCCAACCTCTCCCCTACGCCGCCATGGTGCGGGCGCTGGCTGCCAGCGATGGCCTGATTGATTGCACGGCTTTGGCCGCCACGGACCCGCGTCTGGCTCAGATCCGTGCCATCGCAGATCAGGCGATGACCGATCTCGGCGTTGGTGTGATGACCTTGAAACGGGACAGCCAGGGCCATTGGGTGCGTGCCAAAGCAGCCCAGGACCGGCGCATTGATGGCATCGCCGGCCTTGAGAATCCCGCAGAACGGCTGCGCTGCACGGGGCCGGCCACCAAGGTGTTCGAGGCGGCCAGCCGTCAGGGCTACGACGACGGACTGGGCAGCGCGGTGATCGGCACTTTCGCCAACTGCGGCGGCGGCACCACCCCCTGGGGCACGGTGCTCAGCGCGGAGGAGAACTTCCAGTCCCAGGTTCCGGAACCGGTGTTTGCCGACGGCAGTTCCTTGGCGCCCTCCCAGCGGCCTTTCCTCTGCCTTGAGAGCAAGTTGTACGGACTCGGCAACGTCTACGGACTGGCGGGCAACAAGTACGGCTGGATGGTGGAGGTGGATCCGGATGCCCCCGATCACCAAGCGGTGAAACACACGGCGCTGGGACGGTTTCGCCATGAGGCAGTGGCGGTGCGTGCAGAAGCGGGCCAACCCCTGCTCGTGTATTCAGGCTGCGACCGACGCGGAGGCCATCTTTACCGCTTCGTCAGCAGCAGGACGGTCACGGAAGTGAAAAACAAGGCCAATTCCCGTCTGCTGGAGGAGGGCGAGCTGCAGGTGGCCCGGTTCCAGGCGGATGGCACGGGCGATTGGCTGCCGCTGCGCCCCGACACCGCGGTGGATCCTTTCCTACCCAGCCGGTTTGATCAAGCGGAGCTCGCCTGCCCCGTAGAGCTTCCCAACAGCGATCGCCAGCAGGCCGTTGCCGAGTTGTTCCGCGACGATGCGTCCGTTCAGGCCTACCGCAAGCGCTATCCAACCCTGGCCAGCCTTTATCGCGGGGATGGGGATGCCATGCAGGGGGCAATCCTGGTGGATGCCCACCTGGCGTCCAGCGCCATCGGGGCCACGCCGACCGCCCGCCCGGAAGACACCAAGATCGATCCAATCAGTGGCGATCTGTTGATTGCCTTCACCTCCGGTTCGCCGGGGAGCACCGGTGGTGCTGATCCTGCGGTGTTTCAAGGGCCTGAGGGGCAGGCCAGCTGGCCCAATGGCTGGGTGATGCGTCTCAGCGATCAGGGTGAGAACGGCTTTCGCTGGCGCATGGCGGTCACGGGGGGGACTCCCTGGGCCGGTGGTCTGGGGTTCACCAATCCCGACAATGTGGCCGTCGACGCCAAGGGCAACCTCTGGATCGTCACGGATCGCTCGATGAAAGGGTCAGCCGGAGATGTCTTCGGCAACAACAGCTGCTGGTTTGTGCCGCGCAACGGTGGCCAAAACATTGGCCAAGACAGTAGCCAAGACGAAACGGCCGCCTGTTTTGCCATCGGTCCGATGGAGTGTGAGGTCACCGGCGTCTGCCTGGATCGTCCGGAGAAGACCCTGTTTCTGGCAATTCAGCATCCCGGTGAGGTGCATGGATCGCGCAAGCAAGGCGATGAGGAGTTCCAGACCCATGACCTGGTAGATCGTGAGGACACGGCGTTTCAGCAATTGCGTCAGTTGCCTCTGGGATCGAACTGGCCAGCGCAGGCCCCCGGTCGGCCCCCTCGCCCAGGGGTTGTCGCCGTCCGTCGCAGCAGTGGTGAACCTTTGCTGGGGGCCTAA
- a CDS encoding RNA polymerase sigma factor, RpoD/SigA family, whose protein sequence is MPSKPRRTGGTRERRSSGTTDLLRLYLQDIGRVDLLTNEEEVTLARLVQRREALLQQQRDLAESHAAIGELHRLEELQRREANQHSHWPTKQEWARAAGLPLPELQQRIDVGYQNWAEQAQLEAKDLKIALRNGRRAKDHMIQANLRLVVAVAKKYQQRGMELLDLVQEGTLGLERAVEKFDPTRGFRFSTYAYWWIRQGITRAIATQSRTIRLPVHVTEKLNRIKRVQQDIASNEGRIASMADLARELGISEETVRQTLARVPRSVSLDTRVGRDQDTQLGDLIEDGKATPEQTLTHDELHNDLEHLLDELTSREASVLRRRFGLEDDIPQTLAQIGEALKLSRERVRQIETRALLKLRQPQRRSKVRDYIQGLDS, encoded by the coding sequence TTGCCCAGTAAGCCCCGACGGACAGGGGGAACCCGTGAGCGCCGCAGCAGCGGCACGACGGATCTGCTGCGGCTGTATCTCCAGGACATTGGCCGGGTCGACCTTCTCACCAACGAAGAGGAGGTCACGCTGGCGCGTCTAGTGCAGCGCCGCGAGGCCCTGCTGCAACAGCAACGGGATCTGGCCGAAAGCCATGCAGCCATTGGGGAATTGCATCGTCTCGAAGAACTGCAACGCCGCGAAGCGAACCAGCACAGCCACTGGCCGACCAAGCAGGAATGGGCTCGAGCGGCCGGACTGCCCTTGCCGGAGTTGCAGCAGCGAATCGACGTGGGATACCAGAACTGGGCTGAGCAGGCACAACTGGAGGCCAAAGACCTGAAGATTGCCCTCCGCAACGGTCGGCGGGCAAAAGACCACATGATCCAAGCCAACCTCCGGCTTGTGGTGGCGGTGGCCAAGAAATATCAGCAGCGGGGCATGGAACTCCTCGACCTTGTGCAGGAAGGGACGCTCGGGTTGGAACGGGCGGTGGAAAAGTTCGATCCCACCCGGGGGTTCCGCTTCAGCACCTATGCCTACTGGTGGATCCGCCAGGGCATCACCCGTGCCATCGCCACCCAGAGCCGCACGATCCGGCTGCCAGTGCACGTCACCGAAAAGCTCAACCGGATCAAGCGTGTCCAACAGGACATCGCCAGCAATGAGGGCAGAATCGCCTCAATGGCTGATCTGGCCCGTGAGTTGGGCATCAGTGAAGAGACCGTGCGCCAGACACTCGCCCGCGTTCCGCGTTCCGTGTCACTGGATACCCGTGTCGGCCGGGATCAGGACACCCAGCTCGGTGATCTGATCGAGGACGGCAAGGCCACGCCGGAGCAGACCCTGACCCACGATGAACTCCACAACGACCTTGAACATCTGCTGGATGAACTCACCAGCCGGGAAGCCTCCGTGCTGCGGCGCCGCTTCGGCCTGGAGGACGACATACCCCAAACGCTGGCTCAGATCGGAGAAGCGCTGAAACTGTCGCGAGAACGGGTCCGTCAGATCGAAACCCGTGCCCTGCTCAAGCTGCGCCAGCCACAACGTCGCAGCAAGGTGCGCGACTACATCCAGGGGCTGGATTCTTGA
- a CDS encoding CTP synthase, giving the protein MAKFVFITGGVVSSIGKGIVAASLGRLLKSRGYNVSILKLDPYLNVDPGTMSPIQHGEVFVTEDGAETDLDLGHYERFTDTAMSRLNSVTTGSIYQAVINKERRGDYNGGTVQVIPHITGEIRERIHRVAANSNADVVITEIGGTVGDIESLPFLEAIREFRGDVGRHDLAYVHVTLLPFIGTSGELKTKPTQHSVKELRSIGIQPDVLVCRSDRPIGDEMKRKIGGFCGVLTRAVIPSLDADSIYAVPLTLEQEGLCREVLDVLDLADHESDMADWAQLVHKLRNPGPAVKVALVGKYIQLNDAYLSVVEALRHACLTQDASLDLHWVCAEQIETDGADALLKGMDAVVVPGGFGNRGVDGKIASIRWAREQRVPFLGLCLGMQTAVIEWAQNQAGLTEATSAELDSGTPHPVIHLLPEQQDVVDLGGTMRLGVYPCRIASGTLAHRLYGEEVVYERHRHRYEFNNAYRNLFLESGYVVSGSSPDGRLVELIELKGHPFFTACQYHPEFLSRPGRPHPLFRGLIEAAQQRLPASPSEALQTQR; this is encoded by the coding sequence ATGGCCAAATTCGTCTTCATTACCGGTGGTGTGGTCTCCAGCATTGGTAAGGGCATCGTGGCTGCCAGCCTTGGTCGCCTGCTGAAGTCGAGGGGCTACAACGTTTCGATCCTGAAGCTGGATCCCTATCTGAATGTGGATCCGGGCACGATGAGCCCGATCCAGCACGGTGAGGTGTTTGTCACCGAAGACGGCGCTGAAACCGATCTGGATCTCGGTCACTACGAACGCTTCACCGATACGGCGATGTCCCGCCTCAACAGCGTGACCACCGGTTCCATCTATCAGGCGGTGATCAACAAGGAGCGGCGGGGCGACTACAACGGCGGGACTGTCCAGGTGATTCCGCACATCACAGGCGAGATCCGTGAACGGATCCATCGGGTGGCGGCCAACAGCAATGCCGACGTTGTGATCACGGAAATCGGCGGCACAGTCGGCGACATCGAATCACTCCCCTTTCTTGAAGCGATCCGTGAATTCCGCGGTGATGTGGGTCGCCATGACCTCGCCTACGTCCACGTGACCCTGCTGCCGTTCATCGGAACCTCCGGCGAACTCAAAACAAAACCGACCCAGCACTCGGTGAAGGAGCTGCGCTCAATTGGCATCCAACCCGATGTGCTGGTGTGCCGCAGTGACCGTCCCATCGGCGATGAGATGAAACGCAAGATCGGCGGCTTCTGTGGTGTCCTGACGCGAGCCGTGATCCCCTCACTGGATGCCGACAGCATTTATGCCGTCCCCCTCACCCTGGAACAGGAAGGCCTGTGCCGGGAAGTGCTCGATGTCCTCGATCTCGCCGACCACGAAAGCGACATGGCTGACTGGGCCCAGCTGGTGCACAAATTGCGCAACCCCGGCCCGGCGGTGAAAGTGGCCCTGGTGGGCAAATACATTCAGCTCAATGACGCGTACCTCTCCGTCGTGGAGGCCCTGCGTCATGCCTGTCTGACCCAGGACGCCTCCCTTGATCTTCACTGGGTTTGCGCGGAGCAGATCGAAACAGACGGTGCGGATGCTCTGTTAAAGGGGATGGATGCGGTGGTGGTTCCGGGTGGCTTCGGCAACCGTGGAGTGGATGGAAAGATTGCTTCAATCCGTTGGGCGCGGGAGCAGCGGGTCCCGTTCCTTGGCCTCTGCCTGGGCATGCAGACGGCGGTGATCGAGTGGGCACAAAATCAAGCCGGTCTGACGGAAGCGACCAGCGCTGAACTCGATTCAGGCACACCCCATCCCGTGATCCATCTGCTGCCTGAACAACAGGACGTCGTGGACCTTGGCGGCACAATGCGACTGGGCGTGTATCCCTGCCGAATCGCCTCAGGCACCCTGGCCCATCGACTGTATGGCGAAGAAGTTGTCTACGAGCGACACCGACATCGCTACGAATTCAACAACGCCTACCGCAATCTGTTTCTCGAGTCTGGTTACGTCGTGAGCGGCAGCTCGCCGGATGGACGGCTGGTGGAACTGATCGAGTTGAAGGGACACCCCTTCTTCACCGCCTGTCAGTACCACCCTGAATTCCTCTCACGTCCAGGACGACCGCATCCGCTGTTCCGGGGCCTGATCGAAGCCGCGCAACAGCGCCTGCCCGCGTCCCCAAGCGAGGCTCTCCAGACGCAGCGATGA
- a CDS encoding 7-carboxy-7-deazaguanine synthase QueE yields MSSVATLPVVETFHSLQGEGHHSGRSAFFIRLAGCSVGCRWCDTKQSWPESVHPLQSVDDLANAALAAVTGGACFTVITGGEPLHHDLGPLTTALGRTQRPLHLETSGVDPLSGQFDWITLSPKRHRPPRTELLRRCHELKVVVHSPEDLAFAEEMANQTDRQAELLLQPGWDSDRGRELSVAHVRHQPSWRLSLQTHKWLGVR; encoded by the coding sequence ATGAGCTCAGTCGCCACCCTGCCGGTGGTGGAAACCTTCCACTCCCTTCAAGGGGAGGGGCATCACAGTGGTCGCAGTGCATTCTTCATTCGACTTGCCGGCTGCAGCGTGGGTTGTCGCTGGTGCGACACCAAGCAGTCCTGGCCGGAAAGCGTTCATCCCCTGCAAAGCGTGGACGATCTTGCGAATGCTGCCCTGGCTGCAGTGACGGGTGGTGCCTGTTTCACCGTGATCACCGGAGGTGAACCGCTACACCACGATCTGGGGCCTCTCACGACAGCCCTTGGTCGAACGCAAAGGCCGCTGCATCTGGAAACAAGTGGGGTGGATCCACTCAGTGGTCAGTTCGACTGGATCACCCTCTCGCCGAAGCGCCATCGGCCTCCACGCACCGAACTCCTGCGCCGTTGCCATGAGTTGAAGGTTGTGGTGCACAGTCCGGAAGATCTGGCTTTCGCTGAAGAGATGGCCAACCAGACCGATCGTCAGGCGGAACTTCTTCTTCAGCCTGGTTGGGACAGCGATCGCGGCAGGGAGTTATCGGTGGCACACGTGAGACATCAACCGAGCTGGCGACTCAGCCTGCAAACACACAAGTGGCTGGGCGTGCGTTGA
- a CDS encoding NAD(P)-dependent oxidoreductase: MTTIALLGTGLLGHAIGQRLLEQGQTLKVWNRTPARISALIRAGATPIERLSEISKGCDAVITVLKDGPVTSDVVQTLGDLKGRCLIPMGTMGITESRTLATLMKSRGGTYLEAPVLGSRPEALSGSLLVMAGGEPEVFSRHQDLLGLLSAQPMLVGPVGSGAATKLALNQLIASMTHAFSISLRLVQQAEVPVETFMNILRPSALYAPTYDKKLKRMMERHYGDPNFSTALLRKDLALFLQEAIHAGLNPEGLRGLSTLLAQDKARDLDDLDYCSLHELTAQDES; this comes from the coding sequence ATGACGACAATTGCCCTCCTCGGTACCGGCCTGCTTGGACACGCCATCGGCCAACGCTTGCTGGAGCAGGGCCAGACGCTGAAGGTATGGAACCGAACCCCCGCACGAATCAGCGCGTTGATCCGTGCCGGTGCAACGCCGATTGAACGACTGAGCGAGATCAGCAAAGGATGCGATGCCGTCATCACCGTCCTGAAAGACGGCCCAGTGACCAGCGACGTCGTGCAGACCCTGGGTGATCTCAAGGGACGGTGCTTGATTCCGATGGGAACGATGGGAATCACGGAAAGCCGCACCCTGGCGACGTTGATGAAAAGCCGGGGCGGGACCTATCTCGAGGCGCCTGTCCTGGGCAGCCGACCAGAAGCCCTAAGCGGATCATTGCTTGTGATGGCCGGCGGCGAACCGGAAGTGTTCAGCCGACATCAGGATCTGCTCGGCCTCCTGTCAGCTCAACCGATGCTCGTCGGACCCGTGGGAAGCGGAGCCGCCACCAAATTGGCTCTCAATCAACTCATCGCCAGCATGACCCACGCGTTTTCAATCTCGTTGCGCCTCGTGCAACAGGCCGAGGTACCAGTCGAGACGTTTATGAACATCCTGCGGCCATCCGCCCTCTACGCCCCCACCTACGACAAGAAACTGAAACGGATGATGGAGCGGCACTACGGCGACCCGAACTTCAGCACAGCCCTGCTTCGCAAAGACTTGGCGCTGTTCCTGCAGGAAGCCATCCATGCCGGATTGAACCCTGAAGGACTCAGGGGACTGTCAACTCTTTTGGCACAAGACAAAGCCCGCGATCTTGATGACCTGGATTACTGCTCCCTGCACGAATTGACGGCTCAAGACGAGAGCTGA